The following coding sequences are from one Musa acuminata AAA Group cultivar baxijiao chromosome BXJ1-6, Cavendish_Baxijiao_AAA, whole genome shotgun sequence window:
- the LOC135582962 gene encoding phospholipase A(1) LCAT3-like isoform X1, with the protein MFGDCGLRFPFLRRCIGGCRRRAAADLDPVVLVTGVGGSILNARNRKSGSIIRVWVRILLANFEFKKYLWSLYNPDTGYTESLNVDDEIVVPEDDYGLQAIDILDPSLWAKLLRLTDVYQFHDMIDMLIGCGYEKGTTLFGFGYDFRQSNRIDKTMDGLKQKLETAYKASGGKKVNIISHSMGGLLVKCFMSLHNDDFSKYVNKWICIACPFQGAPGCIYDSLLTGLQFVYGFESFFFVSRWTMHQLLIECPSIYEMLPNSGFKWKKKPLIQVWRKLSEEKENVKLEEYDPATCISFFEEALKNNELKYNGKSISIPFNFSILKWAARTRKIIDEAQLPRSVSFYNIFGTSFDSPYDVCYGSETSPIGDLSKVCHTLPEYSYVDGDGTVPSESAKADGFAATARVGIKGSHRGLLNDEKVFQLLKQWLGVTEKSRHLSTSKVMDINPDVTLAQLSPKDIL; encoded by the exons ATGTTTGGCGACTGCGGGCTGCGCTTTCCCTTCCTCCGCCGGTGCATCGGGGGATGCCGACGACGAGCGGCGGCGGACCTGGACCCCGTGGTCCTGGTTACCGGCGTGGGGGGATCGATCCTGAACGCGAGGAACAGGAAGAGCGGGTCCATCATCCGCGTCTGGGTGCGGATCCTCCTCGCCAACTTCGAGTTCAAGAAGTACCTCTGGTCCCTCTACAACCCCGACACTG GGTACACGGAGTCGCTCAAcgttgacgacgaaattgtagtcCCTGAAGATGACTACGGTCTCCAAGCGATCGACATTTTAGATCCATCATTA TGGGCAAAACTTCTGCGTCTGACCGATGTATATCAATTCCATGATATGATTGATATGCTTATTGGATGTGGATATGAGAAAGGAACCACACTCTTCGGATTTGGTTATGACTTTCGGCAGAGCAATCG AATTGACAAAACTATGGATGGCCTGAAACAAAAATTGGAAACTGCTTATAAGGCTTCCGGTGGTAAAAAAGTAAATATAATATCACATTCTATGGGTGGATTGCTTGTCAAATGCTTCATGTCGCTACACAATGAT GATTTTTCAAAGTATGTCAACAAGTGGATCTGCATAGCATGTCCCTTCCAAG GAGCACCAGGATGCATATACGATTCCCTTTTAACTGGGTTGCAATTTGTTTATGGTTTTGAAAGCTTCTTCTTTGTTTCTAGGTGGACGATGCATCAATTG TTGATTGAGTGCCCATCTATTTATGAGATGCTGCCAAATTCGGGATTTAAGTGGAAGAAGAAGCCTTTGATACAGGTCTGGAGGAAGCTATCTGAAGAGAAGGAAAATGTGAAGTTGGAAGAGTATGATCCAGCTACATGCATCTCTTTCTTTGAAGAAGCTCTAAAGAATAATGAG CTGAAGTACAATGGAAAGTCAATTTCCATACCATTTAATTTTTCTATCCTCAAGTGGGCTGCTCGAACTCGCAAAATTATTGATGAAGCCCAGTTACCAAGGAGTGTTAGCTTTTACAACATATTTGGGACATCATTTGACTCTCCATATGATGTGTG CTATGGATCTGAAACTTCACCGATTGGCGACTTATCCAAAGTGTGCCATACACTA CCTGAATATTCTTATGTGGATGGAGATGGGACTGTTCCTTCTGAATCagctaag GCTGATGGGTTCGCAGCAACTGCAAGAGTTGGTATTAAAGGTAGCCACAGAGGTTTGTTAAATGACGAGAAAGTATTTCAACTTTTGAAGCAATGGTTGGGTGTGACTGAAAAATCGAGGCACTTATCAACCTCCAAAGTGATGGATATAAATCCTGATGTCACCTTGGCTCAATTGTCTCCAAAGGATATTTTATGA
- the LOC135582962 gene encoding phospholipase A(1) LCAT3-like isoform X2, with protein sequence MFGDCGLRFPFLRRCIGGCRRRAAADLDPVVLVTGVGGSILNARNRKSGSIIRVWVRILLANFEFKKYLWSLYNPDTGYTESLNVDDEIVVPEDDYGLQAIDILDPSLWAKLLRLTDVYQFHDMIDMLIGCGYEKGTTLFGFGYDFRQSNRIDKTMDGLKQKLETAYKASGGKKVNIISHSMGGLLVKCFMSLHNDDFSKYVNKWICIACPFQGAPGCIYDSLLTGLQFVYGFESFFFVSRWTMHQLLIECPSIYEMLPNSGFKWKKKPLIQVWRKLSEEKENVKLEEYDPATCISFFEEALKNNELKYNGKSISIPFNFSILKWAARTRKIIDEAQLPRSVSFYNIFGTSFDSPYDVCLNILMWMEMGLFLLNQLRLMGSQQLQELVLKVATEVC encoded by the exons ATGTTTGGCGACTGCGGGCTGCGCTTTCCCTTCCTCCGCCGGTGCATCGGGGGATGCCGACGACGAGCGGCGGCGGACCTGGACCCCGTGGTCCTGGTTACCGGCGTGGGGGGATCGATCCTGAACGCGAGGAACAGGAAGAGCGGGTCCATCATCCGCGTCTGGGTGCGGATCCTCCTCGCCAACTTCGAGTTCAAGAAGTACCTCTGGTCCCTCTACAACCCCGACACTG GGTACACGGAGTCGCTCAAcgttgacgacgaaattgtagtcCCTGAAGATGACTACGGTCTCCAAGCGATCGACATTTTAGATCCATCATTA TGGGCAAAACTTCTGCGTCTGACCGATGTATATCAATTCCATGATATGATTGATATGCTTATTGGATGTGGATATGAGAAAGGAACCACACTCTTCGGATTTGGTTATGACTTTCGGCAGAGCAATCG AATTGACAAAACTATGGATGGCCTGAAACAAAAATTGGAAACTGCTTATAAGGCTTCCGGTGGTAAAAAAGTAAATATAATATCACATTCTATGGGTGGATTGCTTGTCAAATGCTTCATGTCGCTACACAATGAT GATTTTTCAAAGTATGTCAACAAGTGGATCTGCATAGCATGTCCCTTCCAAG GAGCACCAGGATGCATATACGATTCCCTTTTAACTGGGTTGCAATTTGTTTATGGTTTTGAAAGCTTCTTCTTTGTTTCTAGGTGGACGATGCATCAATTG TTGATTGAGTGCCCATCTATTTATGAGATGCTGCCAAATTCGGGATTTAAGTGGAAGAAGAAGCCTTTGATACAGGTCTGGAGGAAGCTATCTGAAGAGAAGGAAAATGTGAAGTTGGAAGAGTATGATCCAGCTACATGCATCTCTTTCTTTGAAGAAGCTCTAAAGAATAATGAG CTGAAGTACAATGGAAAGTCAATTTCCATACCATTTAATTTTTCTATCCTCAAGTGGGCTGCTCGAACTCGCAAAATTATTGATGAAGCCCAGTTACCAAGGAGTGTTAGCTTTTACAACATATTTGGGACATCATTTGACTCTCCATATGATGTGTG CCTGAATATTCTTATGTGGATGGAGATGGGACTGTTCCTTCTGAATCagctaag GCTGATGGGTTCGCAGCAACTGCAAGAGTTGGTATTAAAGGTAGCCACAGAGGTTTGTTAA
- the LOC135675540 gene encoding biotin synthase, mitochondrial-like: MRRRMPLIRSPGSRLRPLVAPGYPSFSTSAATVEAERTIGDGPRNDWSRDEIKSIYDCPILDLLFHGAQVHRHVHKFREVQQCTLLSIKTGGCTEDCSYCPQSSRYSTGLKAQKLMNKDAVMQAAKKAKEVGSTRFCMGAAWRDTIGRKTNFNQILEYVKLLALIAARRAMGMEVCCTLGMLEKQQAEELKKAGLTAYNHNLDTSREYYPNIITTRYYDERLETLQYVCEAGISNCSGGIIGLGEAEEDRVGLLHTLATLPTHPESVPINALVAVKGTPLQDQKVITLPHHVDHLATARIVMPKAMVRLSTGRVRFSMPEQALCFLAGANSIFTGEKLLMTPNNNFDADQLMFKILGLNPKPPTFSEAEEALEPERCEEAVSN, from the exons ATGCGACGGAGGATGCCCCTGATCCGATCTCCCGGCTCGCGCCTCCGCCCGCTGGTGGCGCCGGGCTACCCTTCCTTCTCAACCTCCGCCGCCACCGTGGAGGCCGAGAGGACCATCGGGGACGGCCCCAGGAACGACTGGAGCAGGGATGAGATCAAGTCCATCTATGACTGCCCCATCCTCGATCTCCTTTTCCACGGT GCTCAAGTCCATAGGCATGTTCATAAGTTCCGGGAAGTTCAACAGTGCACTCTTCTATCTATAAAGACTGGAGGATGTACCGAAGATTGTTCATATTGTCCCCAGTCATCAAGGTATAGTACTGGTCTGAAAGCCCAAAAGCTGATGAACAAGGATGCTGTTATGCAGGCAGCAAAGAAG GCAAAAGAGGTTGGGAGCACACGTTTTTGCATGGGTGCTGCATGGAGGGATACAATTGGTAGGAAGACAAATTTCAACCAGATCCTTGAATATGTGAAG CTTCTTGCATTAATTGCTGCACGTAGGGCTATGGGTATGGAGGTGTGCTGCACCTTGGGCATGTTAGAGAAGCAGCAAGCGGAGGAGCTTAAGAAAGCAGGCCTGACAGCTTACAATCATAATCTTGATACGTCCAGAGAGTACTACCCCAACATCATAACAACACGATATTATGACGAAAGACTGGAAACTCTTCAGTATGTCTGTGAGGCAGGAATTAGCAATTGTTCAG GAGGAATTATCGGTCTTGGCGAAGCAGAAGAGGACCGTGTAGGATTGCTGCATACACTGGCAACCCTCCCTACACACCCTGAGAGTGTTCCCATTAATGCTCTGGTTGCTGTCAAGGGTACACCACTTCAAGATCAAAAGGTGATAACTTTACCTCACCATGTTGACC ATCTCGCCACAGCTCGTATTGTAATGCCAAAGGCAATGGTGAGGCTATCCACCGGCAGGGTTCGGTTCTCGATGCCCGAGCAGGCACTTTGCTTTTTGGCCGGGGCCAATTCCATCTTCACCGGAGAGAAATTACTGATGACTCCAAACAACAACTTTGACGCTGACCAGCTGATGTTTAAAATACTTGGCTTGAATCCGAAACCACCGACTTTTTCCGAGGCAGAAGAAGCACTTGAGCCAGAGAGATGTGAGGAAGCTGTCTCTAACTAG
- the LOC135587024 gene encoding uncharacterized protein LOC135587024 has protein sequence MEEEVEEMVEPAVAVDEEEEAEVGVQWRGWRGEAPWPRKSGGVMLEGYVDGADSGGDQGPGGFLRTKSLTDEDLKELKGCLDLGFGFSYEEIPELCNTLPALELCYSMTQRFLDDHHHHHHHHQRSFDRSSSGESMDLCASLTSPPIANWRISSPGDHPDEVKARLSIFYREGSFLSESYTRGTKLRHRGRR, from the exons atggaggaggaggtggaggaaatGGTGGAGCCGGCAGTAGCagtggatgaggaggaggaggcggaggtggGGGTACAATGGAGAGGATGGAGGGGAGAGGCGCCGTGGCCACGAAAGAGTGGAGGGGTGATGCTCGAGGGATACGTGGACGGCGCGGACAGCGGTGGGGATCAGGGACCCGGCGGATTCTTGAGAACGAAGAGCTTGACGGACGAGGACCTGAAGGAGCTCAAGGGGTGCCTTGACCTCGGCTTCGGTTTCAGCTACGAGGAGATCCCCGAGCTCTGCAACACGCTCCCGGCTTTGGAGCTCTGCTACTCCATGACCCAGAGGTTCTTGGacgatcaccaccaccaccatcatcatcatcagcgcTCGTTCGACCGCTCCTCCTCTGGcgagtccatggatctgtgcgcgTCGCTGACGTCTCCTCCCATCGCCAATTGGAGAATCTCCAGCCCAG GGGATCATCCAGATGAAGTTAAAGCAAGGCTGAG CATTTTTTATAGAGAGGGGAGTTTCTTGTCAGAATCATATACCAGAGGTACAAAACTGAGGCATAGAGGAAGAAGATAA
- the LOC135675541 gene encoding uncharacterized protein LOC135675541 isoform X2, with protein MMDYQNLNFNLKKSRKELQKLCKQHDLPANRSHAQLAKSLVSLFKKRNASSASSLEKSTNSKDGISKKSFVLETKVKQTFISLDESAGGLFGRSNSSMVNIHGRSSSVSEIPGESRSLCRTGNQMKLIGHMVNLTSEKPQTWPANNKGTEGFGSSSEHCNMGTISCVAADIQEIATNRLHGLDCKEASFRSASGKLLDHRNPEEKLTQDAITNSRTCNTIPVPCEHNKPQEYSMESGFVSADEISTRTPSLQFFVMSEEGINLYVDLNSCPLEWINSLKDEVCVHQNAEHHESRTLSKDISGSPEDDHMKISPSVDSGMHLQCVGVDRNTGCTNSSLSSVVSENCNSEAYPPDTTVVTSGSSVLTSGSVPAGISGLEENQVVSSSCAAYSVQNNVASDIASCPQEGIVLIQDSIDASFAMVKGNASLPDASTKSIDNKDVGAITPVTTDGFISKTACIDFVGVEDNALSNTLSDVPDKSNLPMSKDIQNSTDTNHYGHLNNYSRACEDSIMHATDELPENASPHKGSPNSVQLIGPMVPDGPMADAQSEVGAADGLLYQPVCVNSGTVNPEDQTSTFQDESGHSTPLRGKDTSECSGVQTSLDNCSKRSSNLEFPEEIHVKRQHTCENMSGTIMDLKSTKSSAKEAMSDEIVIPRRSTRLVSK; from the exons ATGATGGATTATCAGAACTTAAACTTCAATCTCAAAAAGTCGAGAAAGGAACTTCAGAAATTGTGCAAGCAGCATGATCTTCCTGCAAATAGAAGCCATGCTCAACTAGCCAAGTCACTGGTTTCACTGTTTAAG AAAAGAAATGCCAGTTCAGCATCATCACTGGAGAAATCAACTAATTCTAAGGATGGAATTTCCAAAAAATCATTTGTATTAGAAACAAAAGTCAAACAAACATTCATTTCTCTGGACGAATCAGCCGGAG GACTGTTTGGAAGATCAAATTCTTCTATGGTTAATATACATGGACGGTCTTCTAGCGTTAGTGAAATTCCAGGTGAAAGTAGATCACTCTGTCGGACTGGTAATCAAATGAAACTTATTGGCCATATGGTCAATCTAACTTCTGAAAAG CCACAAACATGGCCTGCTAATAATAAAGGTACGGAAGGTTTTGGATCTTCTTCTGAGCATTGTAACATGGGAACAATATCTTGTGTTGCTGCTGATATCCAAGAAATTGCAACAAATCGACTTCATGGTCTGGATTGCAAGGAAGCGAGTTTCAGAAGTGCATCTGGAAAATTGTTGGATCATAGAAATCCAGAGGAGAAATTAACCCAGGATGCTATTACAAACAGTAGAACTTGTAATACCATTCCTGTACCATGTGAACATAATAAACCTCAGGAATACTCCATGGAAAGTGGGTTTGTATCTGCTGATGAAATTTCTACAAGAACCCCTTCACTTCAATTCTTTGTGATGTCAGAGGAGGGAATTAATTTATATGTTGATTTGAATTCTTGTCCATTAGAATGGATCAATAGCTTAAAGGATGAAGTGTGTGTCCATCAAAATGCAGAACATCATGAGTCAAGGACTCTTTCAAAAGATATTAGTGGTTCACCAGAAGATGATCATATGAAAATTTCACCATCTGTTGACAGTGGGATGCACCTTCAGTGTGTTGGAGTTGATCGGAACACTGGTTGTACTAATTCATCATTGAGTTCAGTCGTCAGTGAGAATTGCAATTCTGAGGCTTACCCACCTGACACAACTGTGGTGACATCTGGATCTTCTGTTTTGACATCAGGCAGTGTTCCTGCTGGCATATCAGGTTTGGAGGagaatcaagtggtttcatcttcTTGTGCAGCTTACTCAGTTCAAAACAACGTGGCATCTGATATTGCATCTTGTCCTCAAGAAGGTATAGTGTTAATTCAAGACTCTATtgatgcttcctttgcaatggtcAAGGGCAATGCATCACTTCCTGATGCTTCTACAAAATCTATTGATAACAAGGATGTTGGTGCCATTACTCCTGTTACAACTGATGGCTTCATTTCTAAGACTGCATGCATTGATTTTGTTGGTGTTGAAGATAATGCTTTATCTAATACATTGAGTGACGTTCCTGATAAAAGTAACCTTCCTATGTCCAAGGATATACAGAATAGTACAGACACTAATCATTATGGCCATCTTAATAATTATAGTAGAGCATGTGAAGACTCAATTATGCATGCCACCGACGAGCTGCCAGAGAATGCCAGTCCACACAAAGGGTCGCCAAATTCTGTTCAGCTTATTGGACCGATGGTACCAGATGGTCCAATGGCCGATGCACAGTCAGAGGTGGGGGCAGCAGATGGCCTTCTCTATCAACCAGTATGTGTTAACTCTGGAACGGTGAATCCTGAGGATCAAACTTCAACGTTTCAAGATGAATCG GGTCACAGCACACCATTGAGGGGAAAGGACACTTCAGA ATGTTCTGGAGTGCAGACTTCCCTAGACAATTGTTCTAAGAGATCTAGCAACTTAGAGTTTCCTGAGGAGATCCATGTTAAGAGGCAGCACACTTGTGAAAATATGAGTGGGACAATCATGGACTTAAAAAGCACTAAAAGTTCAGCCAAGGAAGCAATGTCTGATGAGATTGTTATACCTAGGCGTTCCACAAGGCTTGTCTCTAAG TAA
- the LOC135675541 gene encoding uncharacterized protein LOC135675541 isoform X1, with protein sequence MMDYQNLNFNLKKSRKELQKLCKQHDLPANRSHAQLAKSLVSLFKKRNASSASSLEKSTNSKDGISKKSFVLETKVKQTFISLDESAGGLFGRSNSSMVNIHGRSSSVSEIPGESRSLCRTGNQMKLIGHMVNLTSEKPQTWPANNKGTEGFGSSSEHCNMGTISCVAADIQEIATNRLHGLDCKEASFRSASGKLLDHRNPEEKLTQDAITNSRTCNTIPVPCEHNKPQEYSMESGFVSADEISTRTPSLQFFVMSEEGINLYVDLNSCPLEWINSLKDEVCVHQNAEHHESRTLSKDISGSPEDDHMKISPSVDSGMHLQCVGVDRNTGCTNSSLSSVVSENCNSEAYPPDTTVVTSGSSVLTSGSVPAGISGLEENQVVSSSCAAYSVQNNVASDIASCPQEGIVLIQDSIDASFAMVKGNASLPDASTKSIDNKDVGAITPVTTDGFISKTACIDFVGVEDNALSNTLSDVPDKSNLPMSKDIQNSTDTNHYGHLNNYSRACEDSIMHATDELPENASPHKGSPNSVQLIGPMVPDGPMADAQSEVGAADGLLYQPVCVNSGTVNPEDQTSTFQDESGHSTPLRGKDTSECSGVQTSLDNCSKRSSNLEFPEEIHVKRQHTCENMSGTIMDLKSTKSSAKEAMSDEIVIPRRSTRLVSKGKIICLKRSRDFGCK encoded by the exons ATGATGGATTATCAGAACTTAAACTTCAATCTCAAAAAGTCGAGAAAGGAACTTCAGAAATTGTGCAAGCAGCATGATCTTCCTGCAAATAGAAGCCATGCTCAACTAGCCAAGTCACTGGTTTCACTGTTTAAG AAAAGAAATGCCAGTTCAGCATCATCACTGGAGAAATCAACTAATTCTAAGGATGGAATTTCCAAAAAATCATTTGTATTAGAAACAAAAGTCAAACAAACATTCATTTCTCTGGACGAATCAGCCGGAG GACTGTTTGGAAGATCAAATTCTTCTATGGTTAATATACATGGACGGTCTTCTAGCGTTAGTGAAATTCCAGGTGAAAGTAGATCACTCTGTCGGACTGGTAATCAAATGAAACTTATTGGCCATATGGTCAATCTAACTTCTGAAAAG CCACAAACATGGCCTGCTAATAATAAAGGTACGGAAGGTTTTGGATCTTCTTCTGAGCATTGTAACATGGGAACAATATCTTGTGTTGCTGCTGATATCCAAGAAATTGCAACAAATCGACTTCATGGTCTGGATTGCAAGGAAGCGAGTTTCAGAAGTGCATCTGGAAAATTGTTGGATCATAGAAATCCAGAGGAGAAATTAACCCAGGATGCTATTACAAACAGTAGAACTTGTAATACCATTCCTGTACCATGTGAACATAATAAACCTCAGGAATACTCCATGGAAAGTGGGTTTGTATCTGCTGATGAAATTTCTACAAGAACCCCTTCACTTCAATTCTTTGTGATGTCAGAGGAGGGAATTAATTTATATGTTGATTTGAATTCTTGTCCATTAGAATGGATCAATAGCTTAAAGGATGAAGTGTGTGTCCATCAAAATGCAGAACATCATGAGTCAAGGACTCTTTCAAAAGATATTAGTGGTTCACCAGAAGATGATCATATGAAAATTTCACCATCTGTTGACAGTGGGATGCACCTTCAGTGTGTTGGAGTTGATCGGAACACTGGTTGTACTAATTCATCATTGAGTTCAGTCGTCAGTGAGAATTGCAATTCTGAGGCTTACCCACCTGACACAACTGTGGTGACATCTGGATCTTCTGTTTTGACATCAGGCAGTGTTCCTGCTGGCATATCAGGTTTGGAGGagaatcaagtggtttcatcttcTTGTGCAGCTTACTCAGTTCAAAACAACGTGGCATCTGATATTGCATCTTGTCCTCAAGAAGGTATAGTGTTAATTCAAGACTCTATtgatgcttcctttgcaatggtcAAGGGCAATGCATCACTTCCTGATGCTTCTACAAAATCTATTGATAACAAGGATGTTGGTGCCATTACTCCTGTTACAACTGATGGCTTCATTTCTAAGACTGCATGCATTGATTTTGTTGGTGTTGAAGATAATGCTTTATCTAATACATTGAGTGACGTTCCTGATAAAAGTAACCTTCCTATGTCCAAGGATATACAGAATAGTACAGACACTAATCATTATGGCCATCTTAATAATTATAGTAGAGCATGTGAAGACTCAATTATGCATGCCACCGACGAGCTGCCAGAGAATGCCAGTCCACACAAAGGGTCGCCAAATTCTGTTCAGCTTATTGGACCGATGGTACCAGATGGTCCAATGGCCGATGCACAGTCAGAGGTGGGGGCAGCAGATGGCCTTCTCTATCAACCAGTATGTGTTAACTCTGGAACGGTGAATCCTGAGGATCAAACTTCAACGTTTCAAGATGAATCG GGTCACAGCACACCATTGAGGGGAAAGGACACTTCAGA ATGTTCTGGAGTGCAGACTTCCCTAGACAATTGTTCTAAGAGATCTAGCAACTTAGAGTTTCCTGAGGAGATCCATGTTAAGAGGCAGCACACTTGTGAAAATATGAGTGGGACAATCATGGACTTAAAAAGCACTAAAAGTTCAGCCAAGGAAGCAATGTCTGATGAGATTGTTATACCTAGGCGTTCCACAAGGCTTGTCTCTAAG GGAAAAATAATCTGTTTAAAGAGGTCAAGAGATTTTGGATGTAAATGA
- the LOC103971118 gene encoding fructokinase-1 encodes MVTVNGDAAGLVVSFGEMLIDFVPTVSGVSLAEAPGFLKAPGGAPANVAIAVARLGGRCAFLGKLGDDEFGRMLAAILRDNGVDDSGVTFDAGARTALAFVTLRADGEREFMFYRNPSADMLLTEAELNLDLIRKAKVFHYGSISLITEPCRSAHLKAMEVAKEAGALLSYDPNLRLPLWPSAAEAREQILSIWDAADIIKVSDVELEFLTGTDSVEDEVAMRLWRPSLKLLLVTLGEKGCKYYTKDFHGSVESFAVKQVDTTGAGDAFVGALLGKFVEDQSALQDEKKLRELLRFSNACGAITTTKKGAIPSLPNVSEAMQLMERA; translated from the exons ATGGTGACGGTGAACGGGGACGCGGCCGGGCTCGTGGTGAGCTTCGGCGAGATGCTGATCGACTTCGTGCCGACGGTGTCGGGGGTGTCGCTGGCGGAGGCGCCGGGGTTCCTGAAGGCGCCGGGGGGAGCGCCGGCCAACGTCGCGATCGCGGTGGCTCGCCTCGGCGGCCGCTGCGCCTTCCTCGGAAAGCTCGGCGACGACGAGTTTGGGCGCATGCTGGCCGCCATCCTGCGCGACAACGGCGTCGACGACTCCGGCGTCACCTTCGACGCCGGCGCCCGCACCGCCCTCGCCTTCGTCACCCTCCGCGCCGACGGCGAGCGCGAGTTCATGTTCTACCGCAACCCCAGCGCCGACATGCTCCTCACCGAGGCCGAGCTCAACCTCGACCTCATCCGAAAG GCGAAGGTGTTCCACTACGGATCTATAAGTCTGATAACGGAGCCGTGTAGATCTGCTCACCTGAAGGCCATGGAGGTGGCGAAGGAGGCAGGAGCGCTGCTGTCCTACGACCCCAACCTGCGGCTGCCGCTGTGGCCGTCGGCGGCGGAGGCCAGGGAGCAGATCCTGAGCATATGGGATGCGGCCGACATCATCAAGGTGAGTGACGTCGAGCTGGAGTTCCTCACCGGGACAGACTCGGTGGAAGACGAGGTGGCGATGCGGCTGTGGCGGCCCAGCCTCAAGCTCCTCCTCGTCACCCTCGGGGAGAAGGGTTGCAAGTACTACACTAAG GACTTTCATGGCAGCGTCGAGTCCTTCGCCGTCAAGCAGGTAGACACCACCGGCGCAGGCGACGCCTTTGTCGGTGCACTGCTGGGGAAGTTCGTCGAAGACCAGTCGGCTTTGCAG GACGAGAAGAAGCTGAGGGAGCTGCTAAGGTTCTCCAACGCCTGTGGAGCGATCACCACCACCAAGAAGGGCGCCATCCCTTCTCTGCCCAACGTATCGGAAGCCATGCAACTGATGGAGAGGGCATAA